One genomic window of Magnolia sinica isolate HGM2019 chromosome 3, MsV1, whole genome shotgun sequence includes the following:
- the LOC131240664 gene encoding uncharacterized protein LOC131240664 isoform X2 has product MAGIDISKYGHSPVHKAIAMKDYASLKRILSNLPRPCNPDEICTEAASLAEEEKADLISAVIDRRDVPNRETPLHLAVKLGDATATEMLMVAGADWSLQNDQGWSSLQEAICMREEGIAMIIVRHYQLLAWAKWCRRLPRLIGTMKRMRDFYMEITFHFESSVIPFISRIAPSDTYKIWKRGSNLRADMTLAGFDGFRIQRSDQSVLFLGDGSEDRRVPPGSLCMISHKDKEVMNALDGAGSQATESEIQQEVAAMSQTNIFRPGIDVTQAVLLPQLTWRRQERTDMVGPWKAKVYDMHHVVVSVKSRRVPGAMTDDEFFSSCNENDTGSEEYEDLLTEDEKRQLEVALKMDSSEITDDGLSDVLIAHRHSCYEPRDIPIEDLHSCSNGMAKQEKKGWFSSWGKRGSKYEGSKKIAPPRSSLCIDEKVSNLLGESPSRFQSKPGRHSVESPVIGEDHRRGRDRDSKRSAVSSESGHRRRDTGSDSEYRKGLRPILWLSPNFPLHTDELLPMLDILANKVKAIRRLRELLTTKLPPGTFPVKGRT; this is encoded by the exons ATGGCAGGAATCGACATCTCCAAATATGGTCACAGCCCTGTTCATAAGGCCATAGCAATGAAGGATTATGCCTCTCTCAAGCGCATACTTTCCAATCTCCCACGGCCCTGCAATCCAGATGAGATTTGCACTGAGGCAGCTTCATTGGCTGAGGAGGAGAAGGCAGACTTGATCTCTGCCGTGATTGACCGCCGGGATGTCCCCAACCGGGAGACACCGCTTCATCTTGCCGTCAAGCTTGGGGATGCGACTGCCACCGAGATGCTGATGGTTGCGGGTGCAGACTGGAGCTTGCAGAATGATCAGGGCTGGAGCTCTCTCCAAGAAGCGATTTGCATGAGGGAGGAAGGGATCGCGATGATTATAGTCAGGCATTACCAGCTGCTGGCATGGGCAAAATGGTGCCGGAGGCTGCCTCGTCTGATTGGGACAATGAAGAGGATGAGGGACTTCTATATGGAGATCACGTTCCATTTCGAGAGCTCTGTAATTCCTTTCATATCACGGATTGCGCCATCGGACACATACAAGATTTGGAAGAGGGGGTCGAATTTGAGGGCAGATATGACGTTGGCTGGTTTCGATGGTTTCAGGATTCAGCGATCAGATCAGAGTGTTTTGTTTCTCGGGGACGGATCGGAAGACAGGAGGGTCCCACCTGGGTCCCTGTGCATGATTTCGCATAAGGATAAGGAGGTGATGAATGCATTGGACGGTGCTGGTTCTCAGGCAACTGAAAGCGAGATTCAACAGGAAGTTGCTGCGATGTCTCAGACTAATATTTTCAGGCCTGGGATCGATGTAACTCAGGCGGTGCTCTTGCCACAGTTAACATGGAGAAGGCAGGAGAGGACAGATATGGTCGGCCCGTGGAAAGCCAAGGTGTATGATATGCACCATGTGGTTGTGAGCGTCAAGTCCAGGCGGGTCCCTGGAGCTATGACGGATGACGAGTTCTTCTCATCTTGCAATGAGAATGACACCGGGAGTGAGGAGTACGAGGACCTCTTGACGGAGGATGAGAAGAGGCAATTGGAGGTTGCGCTTAAAATGGATTCTTCGGAGATTACTGATGACGGTCTATCCGATGTTTTAATTGCTCACCGGCACAGTTGCTATGAGCCAAGGGATATCCCTATTGAAGACTTGCATAGTTGCAGCAATGGCATGGCCAAGCAGGAGAAGAAGGGGTGGTTCAGCAGCTGGGGAAAGAGGGGTTCCAAATATGAGGGATCGAAGAAGATCGCTCCGCCAAGAAGCTCGCTTTGCATTGACGAGAAGGTAAGCAATCTCCTTGGTGAATCTCCATCTAGGTTCCAGAGCAAACCAGGAAGGCATTCTGTAGAGAGTCCTGTGATTGGGGAGGATCATCGGAGGGGAAGGGACAGAGATTCAAAAAGATCTGCTGTGAGTTCCGAAAGTGGACATCGACGCAGGGACACTGGCTCTGACAGCGAGTACAGGAAAGGATTGAGGCCTATCCTCTGGCTTTCTCCAAACTTCCCGCTCCATACTGATGAACTCCTCCCAATGCTTGATATACTTGCCAACAAGGTTAAGGCAATCCGTCGTTTGAGAGAACTTCTTACCACAAAGCTTCCTCCAGGAACGTTTCCAGTCAAG GGTAGGACGTAA